A portion of the Mesobacillus sp. AQ2 genome contains these proteins:
- a CDS encoding ABC transporter permease: MKQWFTLLNKEFLEMARNYKWIWMPLAFILLGVLDPVTTYYLPEIISSSGGLPEGAVFEMPVPSPEEVFIMSLGEYQMLGVLFIVLSFMGTVSSERKSGVAQLILVKPVSYVAYITSKWTAALILIILSFFLGMLASWYYTGVLFEFLPFSSLMEVVGLYSLWLVLVLSFLILCSAAFIHPGAAAVTVLVTVFVTTMIGGSFQHLIEWSPTQLFSYASERLIADSWSEHVWPAAGLTITMIILFLSLAIYIFKKKELAN, translated from the coding sequence ATGAAGCAGTGGTTCACGCTTTTAAACAAAGAATTCCTGGAAATGGCCAGAAACTACAAATGGATCTGGATGCCGCTTGCATTTATTCTGCTTGGGGTACTGGATCCGGTGACCACCTATTATTTACCTGAAATCATCAGTTCGTCAGGCGGCCTTCCCGAGGGAGCGGTTTTTGAAATGCCAGTGCCGTCTCCTGAAGAGGTATTCATCATGAGCCTTGGAGAGTATCAAATGCTCGGAGTATTATTTATTGTACTCTCATTTATGGGAACGGTTTCCAGCGAGCGAAAAAGCGGCGTTGCCCAGTTGATCCTTGTCAAACCTGTTTCGTATGTCGCCTATATCACTTCCAAATGGACAGCAGCCCTTATCTTAATCATTCTATCTTTCTTCCTAGGGATGTTGGCAAGCTGGTATTATACTGGTGTTCTATTCGAGTTTCTGCCTTTCAGCAGCCTGATGGAGGTAGTTGGTTTATACTCCCTTTGGCTCGTTCTTGTACTGTCTTTCTTAATTTTATGCAGTGCTGCGTTTATCCATCCTGGGGCTGCTGCGGTGACAGTCCTTGTAACGGTATTTGTTACTACGATGATCGGAGGATCTTTCCAGCATCTGATAGAATGGAGCCCTACGCAGCTCTTTTCTTATGCGTCCGAGAGATTGATTGCTGATTCTTGGTCAGAACATGTTTGGCCGGCTGCAGGCTTAACCATTACAATGATCATTTTATTCTTAAGCCTGGCAATCTACATTTTTAAGAAAAAGGAACTAGCGAATTAG
- a CDS encoding SDR family oxidoreductase yields MENKTALITGGAAGIGRRTAQQLAAEGVNTIINYRNSKNEAEELAAYLTEMYKTRNICIQGDITEYEACGQIVSQALKEFPAIDIVVHNAGPYVSERKKMGEYNIDEWNYIINGNLNAVFYLSNLIIPSMRKRKWGRIITVGFDRVESAPGWIYRSAFAAAKSGLASLTKTIALEEAENGITANMVCPGDIVGEWKEKAIEDSLHNVDPTVPVGRPGTGEDVSRVISFLANEQSSFITGSIIPITGGKDVLGKIFRE; encoded by the coding sequence GTGGAAAATAAAACTGCTTTGATTACCGGTGGTGCGGCCGGAATAGGAAGGCGGACAGCCCAGCAGCTTGCTGCCGAAGGGGTCAACACGATCATAAATTATCGGAACAGCAAAAATGAAGCAGAAGAACTTGCTGCCTATTTGACAGAAATGTACAAAACAAGGAATATTTGCATTCAAGGTGATATTACGGAATATGAGGCTTGTGGACAAATTGTTTCCCAAGCATTAAAGGAATTTCCCGCCATCGATATAGTCGTTCATAATGCAGGTCCATATGTTTCTGAAAGGAAAAAAATGGGGGAGTATAACATTGATGAGTGGAATTATATCATAAATGGAAATTTGAACGCTGTTTTTTATTTATCTAATCTTATTATCCCCTCAATGAGAAAGCGGAAATGGGGGAGAATCATAACGGTTGGTTTTGACAGGGTCGAATCTGCTCCCGGATGGATTTACAGGTCTGCGTTCGCAGCTGCTAAATCCGGTTTGGCATCATTGACAAAAACCATTGCTTTAGAAGAAGCGGAGAATGGAATTACCGCAAATATGGTTTGTCCTGGAGACATCGTTGGTGAATGGAAGGAGAAAGCAATCGAAGATTCCCTTCATAATGTCGATCCAACTGTCCCTGTAGGAAGACCTGGTACAGGAGAGGATGTTTCCAGAGTGATCAGTTTCCTGGCAAACGAACAATCCAGTTTCATTACCGGGAGCATCATTCCGATAACAGGCGGTAAAGATGTCCTGGGGAAAATCTTTCGGGAATAA
- a CDS encoding DUF4870 domain-containing protein, whose protein sequence is MPKNDERLLAAGIYLISFFTAFLGPLIIWLVKKDDSSYVDYHGREYMNFFISYTVYGIISGILVILLIGIFMLWIIGIMAMVFTIVGAIKAYEGQEYRIPFIFRIL, encoded by the coding sequence ATGCCAAAAAATGATGAACGGCTCTTAGCTGCTGGAATATATTTGATCAGTTTTTTCACCGCGTTTTTGGGACCGCTGATTATCTGGCTTGTGAAGAAAGATGATTCAAGCTATGTTGATTACCATGGACGGGAATATATGAACTTTTTCATTTCTTATACAGTATATGGAATTATCAGCGGAATTCTCGTCATCCTGCTGATAGGGATCTTTATGTTGTGGATCATCGGGATAATGGCCATGGTATTCACGATTGTAGGTGCAATAAAGGCTTACGAAGGGCAGGAATATCGAATTCCATTCATTTTCAGGATTTTGTAG
- the dapF gene encoding diaminopimelate epimerase, translating to MLIDLIKCHGSNNDFLLIDESDRNYKFDDFKRRDLALALCDRENSLGADGILFIRPSKVADAQYRIFNSDGTEASMCGNGLRCAGRYVCEKLGVDEAVIETMKANLKVRKHEEVFSGIPTYQVEISPVTFDLNDLPLNLDQDTLIQERIPALSEELTFTALAVPNPHLTAVVSKDQLDSDLQTELSEKLNQPNDLFPDGVNVSFIRLLEKGSIFVRTFERGVGYTNACGTAMSASTLVTCLMNENEYEQPIDVYNNGGMVQCAVHKEGETFTIDLIGNATFVYSAQIDIDFNADGILTEILEQEDFNEDLQYEKLQEHAKKYLSRF from the coding sequence ATGTTAATTGATTTAATTAAGTGCCATGGATCGAATAATGATTTCTTACTGATAGATGAAAGTGACCGCAACTATAAATTTGATGATTTTAAAAGGCGTGATTTGGCGTTGGCGCTATGTGACCGGGAAAACTCATTGGGGGCAGATGGAATCCTGTTCATCCGTCCCAGCAAGGTCGCAGATGCGCAATATCGCATCTTTAATTCGGACGGCACTGAAGCATCCATGTGCGGAAATGGACTTCGCTGTGCAGGCCGGTATGTATGCGAGAAGCTGGGAGTGGATGAAGCGGTCATTGAAACGATGAAGGCTAATCTGAAGGTCAGGAAGCATGAAGAAGTCTTCAGTGGAATTCCTACCTATCAAGTGGAAATTTCTCCGGTCACCTTTGACTTGAACGATTTGCCATTAAATTTGGATCAGGATACCCTCATCCAGGAGAGGATCCCCGCATTGTCAGAAGAATTAACATTTACCGCGTTGGCTGTACCTAATCCGCACCTAACAGCCGTTGTCAGCAAAGACCAGTTGGATTCTGATCTGCAGACTGAGCTAAGTGAAAAATTAAACCAGCCAAACGATTTATTTCCTGATGGTGTTAATGTCAGCTTCATCAGACTGCTGGAAAAGGGAAGCATTTTTGTCAGGACTTTTGAAAGGGGAGTAGGCTACACAAACGCCTGTGGCACAGCTATGTCAGCCTCAACTCTTGTTACATGCCTGATGAATGAAAATGAGTATGAACAGCCAATAGATGTGTACAACAATGGAGGAATGGTACAGTGTGCAGTCCATAAAGAAGGTGAAACCTTCACCATTGATTTGATTGGCAATGCCACGTTTGTGTACTCCGCCCAGATCGATATTGATTTTAATGCCGATGGAATCCTTACAGAGATTCTTGAACAGGAAGACTTCAATGAAGATTTGCAATATGAAAAGCTGCAGGAGCATGCCAAAAAGTATCTCAGCAGATTTTAA
- a CDS encoding IS3 family transposase, with amino-acid sequence MHSERDEHSIVRMCKALGVTTSGYYAWLKRQEQGETEKQKQDTHLDKLIISHFYENLSTFGSPRIHKKLVTENNIKVSQKKVANRMRALGLYATPPKKYVHTTDSNHDKRTYPNVLDRNFNPKAPNKVWVTDITYIHTGEGFIYLNPVIDLFSRRVISYAIDDNMEHTLPLRALNEAIALRNPEEGWIHHSDRGSQYCSNNYIEALKTAKATISMSRKATPYDNACVESFFASLKKEYLYKFVFPTKAAAVAAVEFYVQFYNRKRIHSTLEYATPIECELAFEKAQREDANKKELPSA; translated from the coding sequence ATCCATTCAGAAAGGGATGAACACTCCATCGTGAGGATGTGCAAAGCACTGGGCGTTACTACCTCAGGTTATTATGCATGGCTAAAGCGTCAGGAACAGGGCGAAACGGAAAAGCAGAAACAAGATACTCATCTGGATAAACTAATCATTTCCCACTTTTATGAGAACCTTTCTACATTCGGGAGTCCTAGGATCCACAAAAAGCTTGTGACAGAGAATAATATAAAGGTCTCACAAAAGAAGGTAGCCAATCGTATGAGAGCGCTTGGTCTCTATGCGACGCCACCGAAAAAATATGTTCATACTACCGATTCAAACCATGATAAGAGAACATATCCAAATGTACTAGACCGTAACTTCAACCCCAAGGCGCCTAATAAAGTATGGGTAACGGATATTACCTATATCCATACAGGAGAAGGTTTTATTTACTTGAACCCTGTTATTGACTTATTTTCACGCCGGGTTATAAGCTACGCCATAGACGATAATATGGAGCATACTCTGCCACTCCGTGCCTTAAATGAAGCTATTGCATTACGAAACCCCGAAGAGGGTTGGATCCACCATTCAGATCGTGGATCACAATATTGTTCGAACAATTATATCGAAGCCCTAAAGACAGCTAAAGCCACAATCAGTATGAGCAGGAAAGCGACTCCTTATGACAATGCCTGTGTAGAGTCCTTTTTTGCTTCATTGAAAAAAGAATACCTTTATAAATTTGTATTTCCCACAAAGGCAGCCGCGGTAGCAGCTGTCGAGTTTTATGTGCAATTTTATAACAGGAAAAGAATTCATTCCACACTTGAATACGCCACTCCAATTGAATGTGAATTGGCGTTCGAAAAGGCGCAAAGAGAAGACGCCAATAAAAAAGAGTTGCCCTCAGCCTAA
- a CDS encoding DNA ligase D, which yields MLKPMLPTLAFEAPRGDGWRYEVKYDGFRALLTWDHELELTSRNGKALLPLFPEIADFLLGNKEKFAPYLPLTFDAELVYLENPFKANFGAIQIRGRMRSQDRIRTESARNPCRLMVFDLLKIKGKSLEAESYQDRRNQLSTLFTELELPQSPNPKYPDLLQLVGSEKNLDSVWEKVVIYDGEGIIAKQANSKWEEGKRTETWIKTKNWKYVSCFVTAYEKSNGYFYISVYKGGELYQIGLVIFGFKPEEKNALHQIIKQNKSGEDHQFIYVEPAICLEVKYLEVYEDQLREPHFHQFRFDLTPSACTYDKFVLQQKNLPPDIEITHPDKPLWEDPRIQKIDYIHYLREISPYMLPFLQDRHLTVIRFPHGMFGEAFYQKNVPDYAPEFVQTSKWEGIEYIVCNNMKTLLWLGNQIAVEFHIPFETINSKGPEEIVFDLDPPSREYFHLAIKAAIDIKEVLDELKLISFIKTSGNKGLQIYVPLPTNVYSYHDTRLFTAFIANYLVSKDPDSFTIERLKKNRGNRLYVDYIQHAEGKTIVSPYSARGKSHAGVATPLFWEEVTEDLKIEDFHLGAIIERVKRLGCPFRTYFAAKAEQDFEPVLDVLKKKKS from the coding sequence ATGCTGAAACCGATGCTCCCAACACTTGCATTTGAAGCACCCCGGGGAGATGGATGGCGTTACGAAGTCAAATATGATGGTTTTCGTGCGCTGTTGACATGGGATCATGAATTGGAATTGACAAGCAGGAATGGAAAGGCGCTGCTGCCTTTGTTTCCGGAAATCGCTGACTTTCTGCTGGGTAATAAGGAGAAGTTCGCGCCCTATTTACCGCTGACTTTTGACGCTGAACTAGTTTACCTGGAAAACCCGTTCAAGGCGAACTTCGGAGCCATCCAAATCAGGGGGAGAATGAGATCCCAGGACAGAATCAGGACAGAATCAGCGAGGAATCCTTGCAGGCTGATGGTTTTTGACCTTCTTAAAATAAAAGGCAAAAGTTTGGAGGCTGAAAGTTACCAAGACAGGCGCAATCAGCTCAGCACTTTATTCACTGAACTTGAGTTGCCTCAATCCCCAAACCCTAAATATCCGGACCTTTTACAGCTTGTCGGCAGTGAAAAAAATCTGGATAGCGTATGGGAAAAAGTTGTCATTTATGATGGAGAGGGAATCATTGCGAAGCAAGCCAATAGCAAATGGGAGGAAGGAAAGCGTACAGAGACATGGATAAAAACAAAAAACTGGAAATATGTATCCTGTTTTGTGACTGCATATGAAAAATCGAATGGTTATTTTTATATCTCTGTTTATAAAGGAGGGGAATTATACCAAATAGGCCTGGTGATCTTTGGATTTAAGCCTGAGGAAAAAAATGCCCTTCATCAGATCATCAAGCAGAACAAAAGCGGAGAAGACCACCAATTCATCTATGTAGAGCCCGCGATTTGTCTGGAGGTAAAATACCTTGAAGTTTATGAGGATCAGCTTCGTGAGCCTCATTTCCATCAATTCAGGTTTGATTTAACTCCATCTGCCTGTACGTATGATAAATTCGTTCTCCAGCAAAAGAACTTGCCCCCGGATATCGAAATCACGCATCCTGACAAGCCGCTTTGGGAAGATCCGCGAATCCAAAAGATTGACTATATCCATTATTTGAGGGAAATCTCGCCCTATATGCTCCCTTTCCTTCAAGACAGGCATTTGACGGTGATCCGTTTTCCGCATGGCATGTTTGGAGAAGCCTTTTACCAAAAAAACGTTCCTGACTATGCACCGGAATTTGTTCAAACCTCAAAATGGGAAGGCATTGAATATATTGTCTGCAATAATATGAAGACCCTTTTATGGCTGGGGAACCAAATTGCAGTTGAATTTCACATTCCTTTTGAGACAATCAATAGCAAAGGACCAGAGGAAATAGTCTTTGACCTTGACCCTCCATCCAGGGAATATTTTCATCTGGCAATTAAAGCTGCGATTGATATTAAGGAAGTTCTTGATGAATTGAAGCTGATCAGTTTTATAAAAACATCTGGCAACAAGGGGCTGCAGATTTACGTTCCGCTTCCTACAAATGTATACAGCTATCATGATACAAGATTGTTCACCGCATTTATCGCGAACTATCTCGTCTCAAAGGATCCTGATTCTTTTACGATTGAGAGGCTGAAAAAAAACAGGGGAAATAGGCTGTATGTGGATTATATACAGCATGCTGAGGGTAAAACGATTGTCAGCCCCTATTCCGCCCGCGGAAAATCTCATGCAGGAGTGGCGACACCGCTCTTTTGGGAAGAAGTGACTGAGGATTTGAAGATTGAAGATTTCCATCTGGGGGCGATCATCGAGCGTGTAAAGAGATTAGGCTGCCCATTCCGGACTTACTTTGCTGCAAAAGCCGAACAGGACTTTGAACCAGTTTTAGACGTATTAAAAAAGAAAAAATCCTGA
- a CDS encoding amidohydrolase translates to MNRILLKNANVIPITSEQRSNCDVLIEKGKISRIEEDIPIASGDAIIDCSGNFLLPGFIDVHTHLGLYDEGTGWAGNDANETIEPMSPHVRAIDGVYPLDPAFSDALKYGITTVHVMPGSANVIGGTTSVIKTAGKNIKNMIIQETAGLKIALGENPKRIHSMGNKDSITRMGIMGMLREAFYEAMHADNPDSLRIKPIIQALKREIPVRVHAHRADDIMSAIRFADEFNLDLRIEHCTEGHLIAEELAGLNLKVSVGPTLTRRSKVELKNKSWKTYQELTNQGVEVSVTTDHPYTPIQYLNLCASIAVREGLSEQKALEGITILPARNLRVDHLVGSIESGKDADLVLWNQHPFHYSAKPVWTMINGKIVYQK, encoded by the coding sequence ATGAACAGGATTTTATTGAAAAATGCCAATGTAATCCCAATCACTTCTGAACAAAGATCAAATTGTGATGTTTTGATAGAAAAAGGGAAAATATCCAGGATCGAAGAAGATATCCCCATCGCATCAGGGGATGCGATTATAGACTGCTCCGGGAACTTCCTGCTTCCAGGCTTCATTGATGTCCATACCCATCTTGGTCTCTACGATGAGGGAACGGGGTGGGCAGGTAATGACGCCAACGAAACAATTGAGCCGATGAGTCCTCATGTACGGGCGATAGATGGTGTTTATCCGCTCGATCCTGCTTTCAGTGATGCCCTCAAATATGGGATTACCACTGTGCATGTTATGCCGGGAAGCGCAAATGTGATTGGCGGTACTACATCTGTCATCAAAACTGCTGGAAAAAACATCAAAAACATGATTATCCAGGAAACGGCTGGCTTAAAAATCGCACTTGGTGAAAACCCCAAGCGCATCCACAGTATGGGCAATAAAGATTCAATCACCCGGATGGGAATCATGGGGATGCTGAGGGAAGCATTTTATGAAGCGATGCATGCCGACAATCCAGATTCCTTGAGAATCAAGCCCATCATTCAAGCTTTGAAAAGGGAGATTCCAGTGAGGGTTCACGCCCATCGAGCTGATGATATCATGTCAGCAATCAGATTTGCCGATGAATTCAACCTTGATTTGCGGATTGAGCACTGTACAGAAGGACACTTGATAGCTGAAGAGCTGGCAGGACTTAATTTAAAAGTTTCTGTCGGACCCACCCTTACCCGCCGGTCAAAGGTCGAACTCAAGAATAAGAGCTGGAAAACTTATCAGGAATTGACCAATCAGGGTGTTGAAGTATCTGTAACGACCGACCACCCATATACACCAATCCAGTACTTGAATCTGTGTGCCTCTATCGCAGTCCGTGAAGGTTTGTCCGAACAAAAAGCACTTGAGGGCATCACGATTTTGCCTGCGCGTAATTTACGGGTTGACCACCTTGTCGGCAGTATTGAAAGCGGGAAAGACGCAGATTTGGTCTTATGGAATCAGCATCCGTTCCACTATAGCGCCAAACCAGTATGGACTATGATAAATGGCAAAATTGTTTATCAAAAATAG
- a CDS encoding four-helix bundle copper-binding protein: protein MVNQQYQDCIQACIECIEACNVCFDSCLKEENVKMMAECIRMDRECAEICGMAVTAMQTNSHFVNQICGLCADICEACGNECKKHDHEHCQKCAEACFKCEEVDFCQ, encoded by the coding sequence ATGGTAAACCAGCAATATCAGGATTGTATTCAGGCTTGTATTGAATGTATCGAAGCTTGTAATGTATGTTTTGATTCCTGCCTGAAGGAAGAGAATGTAAAAATGATGGCCGAGTGCATCAGGATGGACAGAGAATGTGCAGAAATCTGCGGCATGGCAGTGACAGCGATGCAGACCAACAGCCACTTCGTCAACCAGATCTGCGGTTTATGTGCGGATATTTGCGAAGCCTGCGGCAATGAATGTAAAAAGCATGATCATGAACATTGCCAAAAATGTGCGGAAGCATGCTTTAAATGCGAAGAAGTGGACTTCTGTCAATAA
- a CDS encoding PLD nuclease N-terminal domain-containing protein, translated as MEFLADVNWALIAPILVIQVILLIVALVDLIRIEKTNGPKWLWAVIILLINIIGPILYFVIGRRNQ; from the coding sequence ATGGAATTTTTAGCTGATGTGAACTGGGCACTAATTGCACCTATACTGGTCATTCAGGTTATTTTATTGATTGTTGCGCTGGTTGACTTGATAAGAATAGAAAAAACAAATGGACCAAAATGGCTATGGGCAGTGATCATATTGTTGATTAATATAATCGGGCCAATCTTGTACTTCGTGATTGGAAGGAGAAATCAGTAA
- a CDS encoding ABC transporter ATP-binding protein has product MALVRVENLEKSFKDLLVIKGLNFELETGKCVALIGANGAGKTTTLKMISGLLEPTKGRIVFEGEKHGDDHRRLIGYLPQHPVFHDWMTAREFLEYVGKLSGLEAKEAKARSAELLELVGLTDAKNRRIGKFSGGMKQRLGIAQAIIHRPKLIMLDEPVSALDPFGRREVLELLDRLKRDATVLFSTHILNDAEEVCESILFLHNGELIESGTMEEFREKYHQSKIDLVFNREAKGFLDSFSGQEKITSIQTDGYKASIFTEDLEAVKNMILNQAGNDNWPLIKYEIGSISLEDVFMKVVQK; this is encoded by the coding sequence ATGGCCTTAGTCCGTGTTGAAAATCTTGAAAAAAGCTTCAAGGATTTATTAGTGATAAAGGGGCTGAATTTTGAACTGGAAACCGGAAAATGTGTAGCTTTGATCGGAGCTAACGGAGCAGGGAAAACAACTACATTAAAGATGATTTCCGGATTACTTGAACCGACAAAAGGAAGGATTGTATTCGAGGGAGAAAAGCATGGAGATGATCATCGCCGGCTGATTGGTTATCTCCCGCAGCATCCTGTTTTCCATGACTGGATGACCGCCAGGGAATTCCTGGAATATGTCGGAAAGTTATCAGGATTGGAAGCGAAGGAAGCTAAAGCAAGGTCAGCAGAACTTCTCGAGCTTGTGGGTTTAACCGATGCAAAAAACAGGAGAATCGGCAAGTTTTCAGGCGGGATGAAACAGAGGCTAGGAATCGCCCAGGCAATCATCCACCGGCCAAAGCTGATCATGCTTGATGAACCAGTATCAGCGCTTGATCCTTTCGGGAGAAGAGAAGTGCTTGAGCTGCTGGATCGGCTGAAGAGGGATGCAACCGTATTATTCTCCACCCATATCCTTAATGATGCGGAAGAGGTTTGTGAAAGCATTTTGTTCCTGCATAATGGTGAACTGATCGAATCGGGGACAATGGAGGAATTCAGGGAGAAATATCATCAGTCCAAAATTGACCTTGTATTTAATCGGGAAGCAAAAGGGTTCCTGGATTCCTTTTCCGGCCAGGAGAAAATCACTTCCATTCAAACAGATGGATATAAAGCAAGTATATTTACGGAAGATCTGGAAGCCGTTAAGAATATGATTCTTAACCAGGCAGGCAATGACAACTGGCCGCTCATTAAATATGAAATAGGATCCATCAGCCTGGAAGATGTGTTCATGAAGGTGGTGCAAAAATGA
- a CDS encoding GNAT family N-acetyltransferase: protein MLKKRDLHDCHELFELMAHPDVFPFVRQKANSYEEFVFITKQTIEAEEQGELISRTILDEWGAPIGTINLYDIQEGAGFLGTWLGKPYHGKGYNNLAKDAFFQELFYELGIETIFMRIRKVNIRSLKAAEKLPYIVKANDTRRNIYEQLNAAGEVYDLYEIPKDQYTLYLKRTVPQEEEAVQLLEA, encoded by the coding sequence ATGCTCAAGAAACGCGATCTTCATGATTGCCACGAATTATTTGAGCTGATGGCGCATCCGGATGTCTTCCCTTTTGTGCGTCAAAAGGCCAATTCATATGAAGAATTCGTCTTCATTACAAAACAAACGATTGAAGCTGAAGAACAGGGTGAACTGATATCCCGTACCATTCTTGACGAATGGGGTGCTCCAATCGGCACAATCAATCTGTACGACATTCAGGAAGGCGCAGGATTCTTAGGTACTTGGCTGGGCAAGCCATACCATGGAAAGGGCTATAATAACTTGGCAAAGGATGCCTTTTTCCAGGAATTATTTTATGAACTGGGGATTGAAACGATTTTCATGCGCATCAGGAAAGTGAATATCCGCTCCCTCAAAGCGGCAGAAAAACTGCCTTATATTGTGAAAGCAAACGATACTCGAAGAAATATATACGAACAACTTAATGCTGCCGGAGAGGTTTATGATCTTTATGAAATTCCTAAAGATCAATATACCCTTTACCTGAAGAGGACTGTTCCACAGGAAGAGGAAGCCGTACAATTGCTGGAAGCATAA
- a CDS encoding transposase translates to MAEKYKKYPIEFKEYVCKMIVFDGRKIVDVSNELQISYDTLQKWVAAYRKRQQDAEKDRQNRLLTASEYKELYEAERLRKLELEEENTILKKAMHIFTQEKK, encoded by the coding sequence ATGGCGGAAAAATATAAGAAATATCCTATAGAATTTAAAGAGTATGTTTGTAAAATGATTGTTTTTGATGGTCGAAAAATAGTCGATGTGAGTAACGAGCTTCAGATTTCGTATGACACTCTACAGAAATGGGTAGCTGCCTATCGAAAAAGACAACAGGATGCAGAGAAAGACCGCCAGAATCGCTTATTAACTGCTTCAGAATACAAAGAATTGTATGAAGCAGAAAGATTAAGAAAGTTGGAGCTGGAGGAGGAAAATACAATCTTAAAAAAGGCCATGCACATCTTCACGCAAGAAAAGAAGTAA
- a CDS encoding S8 family serine peptidase produces MSTRKKLYAGTLAVLLGAATIFNAGVGKGEAEGNTENTYLVVFKDEQGLPAGYADAIKKAGGKVEDKLDKLGAVEVTSKNANFLNDVKKSSLVLEAGVENTVYPEQTIDGETLTAEDFAEGADIYNKYMWDIKQVTNDGESWKLPGGTGLSADGEDIVVGVIDTGIDYNHPDLKDNYAGGKSFVPGYDDPIDQNSHGTHVAGTIAAKGRALGVGPDLKVASYRVFGPTGGAATSHIAEALMTAADDNVDVVNMSLGGYDWFQDPAYATKDIVADVQLFNRAIQYAIKNGVTVVGSAGNNAVDLSSPGKLSGDDKGATHRSPSSQTMIRVSAGGALKNLAFYSNYGVGKIDVMAPGGDLGPNYDPSTGAGRDNSYLAWSTVPVLDADKNVVGHAYGGKGGTSMAAPKTAALAGVVIAKHGKDQLTPAQVKAIIQNSAEDIFKPGYDENAGHGLINAVNALKLK; encoded by the coding sequence ATGTCGACAAGAAAAAAGCTTTATGCAGGAACATTGGCAGTGCTCTTAGGGGCAGCAACCATTTTTAATGCAGGTGTTGGAAAAGGAGAAGCAGAAGGGAATACAGAAAATACATACCTTGTCGTTTTTAAAGATGAACAGGGACTTCCTGCAGGCTATGCAGATGCAATCAAAAAAGCTGGCGGAAAAGTGGAAGATAAGCTGGACAAGCTTGGAGCGGTTGAGGTCACTTCGAAAAATGCTAACTTCCTGAACGATGTGAAAAAATCATCCCTTGTACTGGAGGCGGGAGTTGAGAATACCGTTTATCCAGAACAAACGATTGATGGTGAAACATTAACGGCGGAAGATTTTGCTGAAGGAGCAGACATTTATAACAAATATATGTGGGATATCAAGCAGGTGACGAATGATGGCGAGTCCTGGAAGCTTCCAGGCGGAACTGGCTTATCTGCAGACGGGGAAGATATTGTTGTTGGTGTAATCGACACCGGGATTGATTACAATCACCCGGATCTGAAAGACAATTATGCCGGAGGAAAGTCATTCGTTCCTGGCTATGATGATCCAATCGACCAGAATAGCCATGGTACCCACGTTGCTGGTACAATTGCCGCTAAAGGAAGAGCACTTGGCGTGGGTCCAGATCTTAAAGTGGCATCTTATCGGGTGTTCGGGCCAACAGGCGGAGCAGCAACCTCCCATATTGCCGAGGCGCTGATGACAGCCGCGGACGATAATGTTGACGTAGTTAACATGTCCCTGGGAGGATATGACTGGTTCCAGGATCCTGCATATGCAACAAAAGACATTGTAGCGGATGTGCAATTGTTCAATCGTGCGATTCAGTACGCGATCAAAAACGGAGTGACGGTTGTCGGTTCAGCGGGGAACAATGCTGTCGATCTAAGCAGTCCGGGGAAATTGTCAGGTGATGACAAGGGGGCGACCCACAGAAGTCCTAGCAGCCAGACAATGATCAGGGTTTCTGCCGGCGGTGCTTTGAAGAATCTTGCCTTCTACTCTAACTATGGAGTTGGTAAAATCGATGTGATGGCTCCAGGGGGAGACCTTGGACCAAACTATGATCCTTCAACAGGGGCAGGAAGAGATAATAGCTATCTTGCATGGAGTACAGTGCCAGTACTTGATGCTGATAAAAATGTCGTTGGCCACGCATACGGCGGTAAGGGCGGAACTTCAATGGCTGCACCGAAAACTGCGGCTCTTGCAGGTGTAGTAATCGCAAAGCACGGCAAGGACCAGCTTACTCCTGCACAAGTAAAAGCAATCATCCAAAATTCTGCTGAAGATATCTTCAAGCCAGGATACGATGAAAATGCAGGACATGGTTTAATTAATGCAGTAAATGCTTTGAAATTGAAATAA